A region of Methyloversatilis discipulorum DNA encodes the following proteins:
- a CDS encoding argininosuccinate synthase: MSDIKKVVLAYSGGLDTSVILKWLQDVYQCEVVTFTADLGQGEELEPARAKAIKLGIKPENIYIDDLREEFVRDFVFPMFRANTIYEGEYLLGTSIARPLIAKRLVDIARETGADAISHGATGKGNDQVRFELGAYALMPNVKVIAPWREWDLLSREKLLAYAENHGIPIEMKHKQGGSPYSMDANLLHISYEGRHLEDPSAEAEESMWRWTVSPEAAPDAAEYLDLEFERGDLVSINGTRMPAHELLATLNKIGGKHGIGRLDLVENRYVGMKSRGCYETPGGTILLRAHRAIESITLDREVAHLKDDLMPRYASIIYTGYWWSPERRALQALIDHTQQTVNGWVRLKLYKGNVIVVARDSKSDSLFDPTIATFEDDAGAYDQKDAAGFIKLNALRMRIAANAAIKRGK; this comes from the coding sequence ATGAGCGACATCAAGAAAGTGGTCCTCGCCTATTCGGGCGGCCTGGACACCTCGGTCATCCTGAAGTGGCTGCAGGATGTGTATCAGTGCGAGGTGGTGACCTTCACCGCCGATCTCGGCCAGGGCGAGGAGCTGGAGCCGGCGCGCGCCAAGGCGATCAAGCTGGGCATCAAGCCGGAGAATATCTACATCGACGATCTGCGCGAGGAATTCGTCCGAGATTTCGTGTTCCCGATGTTCCGCGCCAACACGATCTATGAAGGCGAGTACCTGCTCGGCACCTCGATCGCGCGTCCGCTGATCGCCAAGCGCTTGGTTGATATCGCACGCGAAACCGGCGCTGACGCCATTTCGCACGGCGCCACCGGCAAGGGCAATGACCAGGTGCGCTTCGAACTGGGCGCCTATGCGCTGATGCCGAACGTGAAGGTGATCGCGCCGTGGCGCGAGTGGGACCTGCTGTCGCGCGAAAAGCTGCTGGCCTATGCCGAGAACCACGGCATCCCGATCGAGATGAAGCACAAGCAAGGCGGCTCGCCCTATTCGATGGACGCCAACCTGCTGCACATCAGCTACGAAGGCCGTCACCTGGAAGATCCGTCGGCCGAAGCCGAAGAGTCGATGTGGCGCTGGACGGTGTCGCCGGAAGCGGCACCGGACGCCGCCGAATACCTCGATCTCGAGTTCGAGCGCGGTGACCTGGTCAGCATCAACGGCACCCGCATGCCGGCGCACGAGCTGCTGGCCACGCTGAACAAGATCGGCGGCAAGCACGGCATCGGCCGTCTCGACCTGGTCGAGAACCGCTACGTCGGCATGAAGTCGCGCGGCTGCTACGAAACCCCGGGCGGCACCATCCTGCTGCGCGCCCACCGCGCCATCGAGTCGATCACGCTGGACCGCGAAGTCGCCCACCTGAAGGACGACCTGATGCCGCGCTACGCCAGCATCATCTACACCGGCTACTGGTGGAGCCCGGAGCGCCGTGCGCTGCAGGCGCTGATCGACCACACGCAGCAGACGGTCAATGGCTGGGTACGGCTCAAGCTGTACAAGGGCAACGTCATCGTCGTCGCCCGCGATTCGAAGAGCGATTCGCTGTTCGACCCGACCATCGCCACCTTCGAGGACGACGCCGGTGCCTACGACCAGAAGGACGCGGCCGGTTTCATCAAGCTCAACGCACTGCGCATGCGCATCGCCGCCAACGCCGCGATCAAGCGCGGCAAGTAA
- the ppnP gene encoding pyrimidine/purine nucleoside phosphorylase, whose product MSQFDNVSVVKKANVYFDGKCVSHSIQFADGTKKSVGVILPATLTFNTGAPEIMEGVAGSCRVRLKGETEWKTYGAGESYNVPGNSSFDIEVSGEPYHYVCHFG is encoded by the coding sequence ATGTCCCAGTTCGACAACGTCAGCGTCGTCAAGAAGGCCAATGTGTACTTCGACGGCAAGTGTGTCAGCCACAGCATCCAGTTCGCCGACGGCACCAAGAAGTCGGTCGGCGTCATCCTGCCGGCTACGCTCACCTTCAACACCGGCGCGCCGGAAATCATGGAAGGCGTGGCAGGCAGCTGCCGTGTGCGCCTCAAGGGTGAAACGGAGTGGAAGACCTACGGCGCGGGTGAGTCCTACAACGTGCCGGGCAATTCGTCCTTCGACATCGAAGTGAGCGGCGAGCCCTACCACTACGTCTGCCATTTCGGCTGA
- a CDS encoding type 1 glutamine amidotransferase, translating into MKPIAVFRHSPTEGPGHFATYINGLGREIRLFAMDCGDPVPTDPSAFAGLCFMGGPMSVNDPLPWIPPALELIRKAVAADIPVIGHCLGGQLMSKALGGTVGANRCKEIGWLDVHATDPAAAEWFGDRAHFPSFHWHGETFTVPTGATRVLASDGCDNQAWAMGKHLAMQCHIEMTEDLVKSWCTGGADEIAEAAAQPTVQQPADIQRDLEARIAALHAVAETAYAQWVKGLKD; encoded by the coding sequence ATGAAACCCATTGCAGTGTTCCGTCACAGTCCGACCGAAGGACCCGGTCATTTTGCTACATATATCAACGGCCTGGGCCGTGAAATCCGCCTGTTTGCGATGGATTGCGGCGATCCGGTGCCAACCGATCCGTCGGCCTTCGCCGGCCTCTGCTTCATGGGCGGGCCGATGAGCGTGAATGATCCGCTGCCGTGGATTCCGCCAGCGCTCGAACTGATACGCAAGGCTGTCGCCGCCGACATTCCGGTGATCGGCCACTGCCTGGGCGGCCAGCTGATGTCGAAGGCGCTTGGCGGCACCGTCGGCGCCAATCGCTGCAAGGAGATAGGCTGGCTGGACGTCCATGCCACCGACCCGGCTGCGGCCGAATGGTTCGGCGACCGGGCACACTTTCCGTCCTTCCACTGGCATGGCGAAACCTTCACCGTGCCGACCGGCGCCACCCGGGTGCTGGCCTCGGACGGCTGCGACAACCAGGCCTGGGCCATGGGCAAGCACCTGGCGATGCAGTGCCACATCGAAATGACCGAGGATCTGGTGAAGTCGTGGTGTACCGGCGGCGCCGACGAAATCGCCGAGGCCGCGGCCCAGCCGACGGTGCAGCAGCCGGCGGACATCCAGCGCGACCTGGAAGCGCGCATCGCGGCGCTGCACGCGGTGGCGGAAACCGCCTACGCGCAGTGGGTGAAGGGGCTGAAGGACTGA
- a CDS encoding CobD/CbiB family protein: MTWLSLFVALLIEQYKPLSYERVVAGPLARYAAWFEQRLNAGEARHGVVAWSLAVGLPVAAVWFLYLFLVWINPVLGWVLNVIVLYVTMGFRQFSHHFEATADALRAGDTDTARRELGNWLSRNTDRMKQEEIARLAIEQGLLAAHRHVFAPLALFALLPGPTGPLLYRLTERLSWSWARRENIEFGAFGRFARNMYEWLDFIPVRMTAATFAIVGDFEDAVHCWRTQAAKWPEQAAGILLASGGGALGVKLGAPLFELGEVADRPELGMGDDADVDLMQSAIGLVWRTLIFCLLLLGLLTLAGYVGS, encoded by the coding sequence ATGACCTGGCTGTCTCTTTTCGTCGCACTGCTGATCGAGCAGTACAAACCGCTTTCCTATGAGCGCGTCGTCGCAGGCCCTCTTGCCCGCTATGCGGCCTGGTTCGAACAGCGCCTGAACGCTGGCGAGGCGCGCCATGGCGTGGTCGCGTGGTCGCTGGCCGTCGGCCTGCCGGTGGCGGCCGTCTGGTTCCTCTATCTTTTCCTCGTCTGGATCAACCCGGTGCTCGGCTGGGTGCTCAATGTCATCGTGCTCTACGTGACCATGGGCTTTCGCCAGTTCAGCCACCATTTCGAAGCCACCGCCGACGCACTGCGTGCCGGTGACACCGACACGGCGCGGCGTGAACTGGGCAACTGGCTGTCGCGCAACACCGACCGGATGAAGCAGGAAGAGATCGCCCGCCTGGCGATCGAACAGGGCCTGCTGGCGGCGCATCGCCACGTGTTCGCACCGCTGGCGCTGTTCGCGCTGTTGCCGGGGCCGACCGGCCCCTTGCTCTATCGCCTGACCGAACGCCTGTCGTGGTCGTGGGCGCGGCGCGAAAACATCGAATTTGGTGCCTTCGGCCGCTTCGCGCGGAACATGTACGAATGGCTGGATTTCATCCCTGTGCGCATGACTGCCGCGACCTTCGCCATTGTTGGCGACTTCGAGGACGCAGTGCATTGCTGGCGCACGCAGGCCGCAAAATGGCCTGAGCAGGCGGCGGGCATTCTGCTCGCCAGCGGCGGCGGGGCGCTCGGCGTAAAGCTCGGCGCACCGCTGTTCGAACTCGGCGAAGTCGCGGACCGGCCCGAACTGGGCATGGGCGATGACGCCGATGTTGATCTCATGCAAAGCGCGATCGGCCTTGTTTGGCGCACACTTATATTTTGTCTTCTTTTGCTCGGCCTGCTTACGCTGGCTGGCTATGTCGGTAGCTGA
- a CDS encoding YajQ family cyclic di-GMP-binding protein, translated as MPSFDISSEIDMVELRNAVDQANKEITNRFDFKGSDARVEQGDKLLTLFADDDFKLDQVYDVLLGKFAKRGIDVRSVERCDAQKISGNKMKQELKLKVGIESESAKKIVRILKDSKLKVQGSIQGEEVRVTGAKRDVLQEAIALLRKQVTDIPLQFGNFRD; from the coding sequence ATGCCGTCCTTCGACATCAGTTCCGAAATCGACATGGTCGAACTGCGCAACGCGGTCGACCAGGCGAACAAGGAAATCACCAACCGCTTCGATTTCAAGGGTTCGGACGCGCGCGTGGAGCAGGGCGACAAGCTGCTCACGCTGTTCGCCGACGACGACTTCAAGCTCGACCAGGTCTATGACGTGCTGCTTGGCAAGTTCGCCAAGCGCGGCATCGACGTGCGCTCGGTCGAGCGCTGCGACGCGCAGAAGATCAGCGGCAACAAGATGAAGCAGGAGCTGAAGCTCAAGGTCGGCATCGAGAGCGAATCGGCGAAGAAGATCGTGCGCATCCTGAAGGACAGCAAGCTCAAGGTGCAGGGCAGCATCCAGGGCGAGGAAGTGCGCGTCACCGGCGCCAAGCGCGACGTGCTGCAGGAGGCGATCGCGCTGCTGCGCAAGCAGGTGACCGACATTCCGCTGCAGTTCGGCAACTTCCGCGACTGA
- a CDS encoding CoA pyrophosphatase, whose product MDFTAPAAGFDIARLRTRLSLPAAQPDVRFAGFTPAAVLVPVVVGGIEPTLLLTRRSAHLHDHPGQIAFPGGRVDAGDTSPEATALREAQEEIGLAPEQVELIGRLPDYYITASGFRVTPVVGLLRTPLQLQLDAFEVAEAFETPLSFLLDPANRRRGSIEHQGITREFWAMPWQGYDIWGATAGMIVSFAEHLLKD is encoded by the coding sequence ATGGACTTTACCGCGCCCGCTGCAGGCTTCGACATCGCTCGCCTGCGTACCCGTCTGTCTCTGCCGGCGGCGCAGCCGGACGTACGCTTCGCCGGTTTCACGCCGGCGGCCGTACTGGTGCCGGTGGTGGTCGGCGGGATCGAACCGACGCTGCTGCTGACCCGGCGCAGCGCCCATCTGCACGATCACCCGGGTCAGATCGCCTTCCCCGGCGGTCGCGTCGATGCCGGCGACACCTCGCCCGAGGCGACCGCCCTGCGCGAAGCGCAGGAGGAGATCGGCCTGGCGCCGGAGCAGGTCGAACTGATCGGCCGCCTGCCGGATTACTACATCACCGCCAGCGGCTTTCGCGTCACGCCGGTGGTCGGACTGTTGCGCACGCCGCTGCAATTGCAGCTCGACGCCTTCGAGGTGGCCGAGGCCTTCGAGACGCCGCTGTCCTTTCTGCTCGATCCGGCCAACCGGCGACGCGGCAGCATTGAACATCAGGGCATCACCCGCGAATTCTGGGCCATGCCCTGGCAGGGCTACGACATCTGGGGCGCCACCGCCGGCATGATCGTCAGCTTCGCCGAACACCTGCTGAAGGACTGA
- a CDS encoding retropepsin-like aspartic protease family protein has translation MGFIETPPRRILATLALAVLAGASAVHAADVSLAGVFGGKAVLVIDGGAPRTLAPGARSPEGVKLLSVEGDRAWVDIDGRRVQLRIGENVASQRSAETSASVIHLNADQQGHFSADGSINGVPMKFLLDTGATVIAMDRNQARRAGVDLSRAEAMRVQTANGVVRAWRVRLASVKLGSVTQANVEAAVMDAEMPQVLLGMSFLNRMDMQRNGQVMTLRQRF, from the coding sequence ATGGGTTTCATCGAAACACCTCCTCGCCGCATTCTAGCCACGCTCGCGCTCGCCGTCCTCGCTGGCGCAAGCGCCGTGCATGCGGCCGACGTATCGCTGGCCGGCGTGTTCGGCGGCAAGGCGGTGCTGGTGATCGATGGTGGCGCGCCGCGCACGCTGGCACCGGGCGCCCGTTCGCCGGAGGGGGTGAAGCTGCTGTCGGTCGAGGGCGACCGCGCCTGGGTCGACATCGACGGCCGCCGCGTGCAGCTGCGCATCGGCGAGAACGTGGCGTCGCAGCGCAGCGCCGAAACGTCGGCCTCGGTCATCCACCTGAACGCCGATCAGCAGGGGCACTTCTCCGCCGATGGGTCGATCAATGGCGTACCGATGAAATTCCTGCTCGACACCGGCGCCACCGTGATCGCGATGGACCGCAACCAGGCCCGCCGTGCCGGCGTCGATCTGTCCCGCGCCGAGGCGATGCGGGTGCAAACCGCCAATGGCGTGGTCCGCGCCTGGCGCGTCCGGCTGGCCAGCGTGAAGCTGGGCAGCGTGACCCAGGCCAATGTCGAAGCGGCCGTGATGGACGCCGAAATGCCGCAGGTGCTGCTCGGCATGAGTTTCCTGAACCGCATGGACATGCAGCGCAACGGACAGGTCATGACCTTGAGGCAGCGCTTCTGA